In a genomic window of Meleagris gallopavo isolate NT-WF06-2002-E0010 breed Aviagen turkey brand Nicholas breeding stock chromosome 1, Turkey_5.1, whole genome shotgun sequence:
- the LOC104909440 gene encoding cytochrome c oxidase assembly factor 4 homolog, mitochondrial isoform X1, translating into MRWVPREGPTLGTGAMAKPGHAWSRPKSQEEEEEDPVEAMVSRTGCAEQHWALQECMAEQRDWRRCQAQVQAFRQCMARQQRPHPDELHPNPPQRSPHGD; encoded by the coding sequence CCCCACTCTAGGAACCGGAGCGATGGCAAAGCCTGGACATGCCTGGAGCCGTCCTAAATcgcaggaggaagaggaggaggaccCGGTGGAAGCCATGGTGTCACGGAcgggctgtgcagagcagcactgggcacTGCAGGAGTGCATGGCAGAGCAGCGGGACTGGCGGCGCTGCCAGGCTCAGGTCCAGGCCTTCCGGCAGTGCATGGCCCGGCAGCAGCGCCCACACCCTGACGAGCTGcaccccaacccaccccaacGCTCCCCACATGGAGACTGA
- the LOC104909440 gene encoding cytochrome c oxidase assembly factor 4 homolog, mitochondrial isoform X2, translating to MAKPGHAWSRPKSQEEEEEDPVEAMVSRTGCAEQHWALQECMAEQRDWRRCQAQVQAFRQCMARQQRPHPDELHPNPPQRSPHGD from the coding sequence ATGGCAAAGCCTGGACATGCCTGGAGCCGTCCTAAATcgcaggaggaagaggaggaggaccCGGTGGAAGCCATGGTGTCACGGAcgggctgtgcagagcagcactgggcacTGCAGGAGTGCATGGCAGAGCAGCGGGACTGGCGGCGCTGCCAGGCTCAGGTCCAGGCCTTCCGGCAGTGCATGGCCCGGCAGCAGCGCCCACACCCTGACGAGCTGcaccccaacccaccccaacGCTCCCCACATGGAGACTGA